From the Archangium lipolyticum genome, one window contains:
- a CDS encoding penicillin-binding protein activator gives MHTHTMDVRPSPRRALLIALTLLMTACKTPTATRGGPSHGSSSGSNQGQNDVPQGDPFPTKPSIEARKDARADQALAQAIQQAETAPRKQAAESFLAVRKAYPETTAGQEALYRAGVLFYDSQDYVNARKSFNELLFENPLHPQAQDAKRRLGRAALEVGAYRDAYQTLYSLAERAEGAERTQLLEDSVKAAEKAGLFGQALQIAVDLAGDARTPEAQQAAVARVQQLVEGRAGFMDIARVMEGLSSSNPAWPVLTFKLARVYYHLRDWTRMEETLNRFLAEAPNHPFAGQARELLARATRRVEVQPKTVGLVLPMSGKYKAVGEAVLRGVKLGLAGSDIELVVKDTQGDVNTTGQVMEQLAFDEGAIAVLGPITSDESRRAALVSEELQVPLLTLTRQEDITDIGAYVFRNMLTNSAQAQAIADFAMKQKGFKSFAVLYPNLPYGVELANDFWDHVVENGGQVRGAESYDHDQTTFTNEAKKLVGRYYLEDRLDYIEGVREVQQQTTGQDAFRRRKAMEKMKGGVEPIIDFEAIFIPDEWRRVSLVAPALAVEDIVTNACDARDLERIRKTTGKKDLKTVMLLGTNAWSSTKGASGLPELVERGGKFVTCSVYVDGFFVDSQRPATQRFVKAYRQANGNQDPSLFEAYGYDSARMVRQIIEKQAPKSRGEFREALASLKDFDGATGKTAFDEKREARKPLFFLAVDNKGVTEVPPEKTAALGGS, from the coding sequence ATGCACACCCACACCATGGACGTCCGCCCTTCTCCGCGCCGCGCGCTGCTGATCGCGCTGACGCTGCTGATGACCGCGTGCAAGACGCCCACCGCCACGCGCGGTGGTCCTTCCCACGGCTCTTCCTCCGGCTCCAACCAGGGCCAGAACGACGTTCCCCAGGGGGACCCGTTCCCGACGAAGCCCTCCATCGAGGCGCGCAAGGACGCGCGCGCGGACCAGGCGCTCGCCCAGGCCATCCAGCAGGCGGAGACGGCGCCGCGCAAGCAGGCCGCCGAGTCCTTCCTCGCGGTGCGCAAGGCGTACCCGGAGACGACGGCGGGCCAGGAGGCCCTCTACCGGGCGGGCGTGCTCTTCTACGACTCGCAGGACTACGTCAACGCGCGCAAGAGCTTCAACGAGCTGCTCTTCGAGAACCCGCTCCACCCGCAGGCGCAGGACGCCAAGCGCCGCCTGGGCCGGGCCGCGTTGGAGGTGGGGGCCTACCGCGACGCGTACCAGACGCTCTACAGCCTCGCCGAGCGCGCCGAGGGCGCCGAGCGGACGCAGTTGCTCGAGGACTCGGTGAAGGCCGCCGAGAAGGCGGGCCTGTTCGGGCAGGCGCTGCAGATCGCCGTGGACCTGGCCGGTGACGCGCGGACGCCCGAGGCGCAGCAGGCCGCGGTGGCCCGGGTGCAGCAGCTGGTGGAGGGCCGCGCGGGCTTCATGGACATCGCCCGGGTGATGGAGGGGCTGTCCTCGTCCAACCCCGCCTGGCCGGTGCTGACGTTCAAGCTGGCGCGCGTCTACTACCACCTGCGGGACTGGACGCGCATGGAGGAGACGCTCAACCGCTTCCTGGCGGAGGCGCCCAACCACCCGTTCGCCGGACAGGCCCGCGAGCTGCTCGCGCGCGCCACCCGCCGCGTCGAGGTGCAGCCGAAGACGGTGGGCCTGGTGCTGCCCATGTCCGGCAAGTACAAGGCCGTGGGCGAGGCGGTGCTGCGCGGCGTGAAGCTGGGGCTGGCCGGCAGCGACATCGAGCTGGTCGTCAAGGACACGCAGGGCGACGTGAACACCACCGGCCAGGTGATGGAGCAGCTGGCCTTCGACGAGGGGGCCATCGCCGTGCTGGGCCCCATCACCTCGGATGAGTCCCGCCGCGCCGCGCTGGTGTCCGAGGAGCTGCAGGTGCCGCTCCTCACGCTCACGCGCCAGGAGGACATCACCGACATCGGCGCCTACGTCTTCCGCAACATGCTGACGAACTCGGCGCAGGCGCAGGCCATCGCCGACTTCGCGATGAAGCAGAAGGGCTTCAAGAGCTTCGCGGTGCTCTACCCGAACCTCCCCTACGGCGTGGAGCTGGCCAACGACTTCTGGGACCACGTGGTGGAGAACGGCGGGCAGGTGCGTGGCGCCGAGTCGTACGACCACGACCAGACCACGTTCACCAACGAGGCCAAGAAGCTGGTGGGCCGCTACTACCTGGAGGACCGGCTCGACTACATCGAGGGCGTGCGCGAGGTGCAGCAGCAGACCACCGGCCAGGACGCGTTCCGCAGGCGCAAGGCGATGGAGAAGATGAAGGGCGGCGTGGAGCCCATCATCGACTTCGAGGCCATCTTCATCCCCGACGAGTGGAGGCGGGTGAGCCTGGTGGCCCCCGCGTTGGCGGTGGAGGACATCGTCACCAACGCGTGCGACGCGCGCGACCTGGAGCGCATCCGCAAGACGACGGGCAAGAAGGACCTCAAGACGGTGATGCTGCTGGGCACCAACGCGTGGAGCAGCACCAAGGGCGCCAGCGGCCTGCCCGAGCTCGTCGAGCGCGGCGGCAAGTTCGTCACCTGCTCGGTGTACGTGGATGGCTTCTTCGTGGACTCGCAGCGGCCGGCCACGCAGCGCTTCGTGAAGGCCTACCGCCAGGCCAACGGCAATCAGGACCCGAGCTTGTTCGAGGCCTATGGCTACGACTCGGCGCGCATGGTGAGGCAGATCATCGAGAAGCAGGCGCCCAAGAGCCGCGGTGAGTTCCGCGAGGCGCTGGCCAGCCTGAAGGACTTCGATGGCGCCACGGGCAAGACGGCCTTCGACGAGAAGCGGGAGGCGCGCAAGCCGCTGTTCTTCCTCGCGGTGGACAACAAGGGCGTCACCGAGGTGCCGCCGGAGAAGACGGCCGCGCTGGGGGGCTCGTGA
- a CDS encoding WD40 repeat domain-containing protein, which yields MRTVVPRALAVVGLLALAGCEHVAPALAPELASQLESRAGAYLAGEVVGLEDSTVLDRKDFVWTLAFSPESSRVAYSHLGAREYQLALWTLKPVLAPVVNAGINPAEFDLEALAFSSDGTLLASAGWDGMVRLYDAVTGAQKASLRTEEPLTTVAFHPAGRYLVVGSAQGLVTVLRVADLGFSSEARPHQDRVSALAFAADGTLYSGGWDKHIRVFDTREESLRRDQTRLRFERRGGHSVVGGTVNGKSPVAFALDARTPAIVLSTQAAAAAGIDTAFLQDSVTLPSALGSNLARVARGQHLRLKGLELQVDVAVCDACLPQNVAGVLGAPFSERVDVAFDESTGEVVLTLKAPAQGTQEAERGLVLAPRATFTYEAHVNDVTVDAAGRRLGVALSEGKAERTRTIYEREKKGVVEPFSERNAAALVDAANGQVLRKWTRHRGVVATAGISPDGRALASGGWDKQLYLWREGAENPVAERTFGWSVRRVRFSPDGQWVGVAAWTPQKATGNQESEPAAALFSVRYAAPTVEWR from the coding sequence GTGAGGACTGTCGTGCCGCGCGCGCTGGCCGTGGTGGGATTGCTGGCGCTGGCGGGCTGTGAGCACGTCGCGCCGGCCCTGGCGCCGGAGCTTGCCTCCCAGCTGGAGTCCAGGGCTGGGGCGTACCTGGCGGGCGAGGTGGTGGGCCTTGAGGACTCCACCGTGCTGGACCGGAAGGACTTCGTCTGGACGCTGGCCTTCTCGCCGGAGTCCTCGCGGGTGGCGTACTCGCACCTGGGTGCTCGCGAGTACCAGCTCGCGCTGTGGACGTTGAAGCCGGTGCTGGCGCCCGTGGTGAACGCGGGCATCAACCCCGCCGAGTTCGACCTGGAGGCGCTGGCCTTCTCTTCGGACGGCACGCTGCTGGCGAGCGCGGGCTGGGACGGCATGGTGCGCCTGTATGACGCGGTCACGGGCGCGCAGAAGGCGAGCCTGCGGACGGAGGAGCCCCTCACCACGGTGGCCTTCCACCCGGCGGGGAGGTACCTCGTGGTGGGCAGTGCCCAGGGGCTCGTCACCGTGCTGCGCGTGGCGGACCTGGGGTTCTCCTCCGAGGCACGGCCCCACCAGGACCGGGTGAGCGCGCTCGCCTTCGCGGCGGACGGGACGCTGTACTCGGGCGGCTGGGACAAGCACATCCGGGTGTTCGACACCCGCGAGGAGTCGCTGCGGAGGGACCAGACGCGGCTGCGCTTCGAGCGGCGTGGAGGCCATTCCGTGGTGGGTGGCACCGTCAACGGGAAGTCCCCGGTGGCCTTCGCGCTGGATGCGCGCACTCCGGCGATCGTCCTGAGCACGCAGGCGGCGGCGGCGGCGGGCATCGACACGGCCTTCCTGCAGGACTCGGTGACGCTGCCCTCGGCGCTCGGCTCGAACCTGGCGCGCGTGGCCCGGGGCCAGCACCTGCGCCTCAAGGGCCTGGAGCTACAGGTGGACGTGGCGGTGTGTGACGCATGCCTGCCGCAGAACGTGGCGGGCGTGCTGGGCGCGCCCTTCTCCGAGCGCGTCGACGTGGCCTTCGACGAGTCCACGGGCGAGGTCGTCCTCACCTTGAAGGCCCCGGCGCAGGGGACGCAGGAGGCGGAGCGGGGGCTGGTGCTCGCGCCGCGGGCCACCTTCACCTACGAGGCACACGTCAACGACGTCACCGTGGACGCGGCGGGCAGGCGTCTGGGCGTGGCCCTCTCGGAGGGCAAGGCCGAGCGCACCCGCACCATCTACGAGCGCGAGAAGAAGGGTGTCGTCGAGCCGTTCTCCGAGCGGAACGCGGCGGCGCTGGTGGACGCGGCCAACGGGCAGGTGCTCCGCAAGTGGACGCGGCACCGGGGCGTGGTGGCCACGGCTGGCATTTCGCCAGATGGGCGCGCGTTGGCGAGCGGCGGCTGGGACAAGCAGCTCTACCTGTGGCGCGAGGGTGCGGAAAACCCGGTGGCGGAGCGGACGTTCGGCTGGTCCGTGCGTCGGGTGCGCTTCAGCCCGGATGGGCAGTGGGTGGGCGTGGCCGCGTGGACGCCGCAGAAGGCCACGGGGAACCAGGAGAGCGAGCCGGCCGCGGCCCTCTTCTCCGTGCGCTACGCCGCTCCCACCGTGGAGTGGCGCTAG
- a CDS encoding transglycosylase domain-containing protein encodes MKTLLWLVLFLIGLAGVALPAVYLHAASQLPQLETEFDLEKQLRNSIEGERMSLRAGTFDRSRSIEYKRPDFARLPKDLVALYIAQLGCPTFFQTPREDGPAWAWRLFSLVTFGSEPPGDGACERLIATRLAMALGIQGNLELMVATHRLHSFLQKDQLIAYDLSALYFDRGIVGVEDAAFKVFGRELDTLQLPELAELALTLPPHSFYQDAVFCRNASLIRQNRDVLLDDLAAYKLVTEERAYNARSQPVFCQR; translated from the coding sequence GTGAAGACCCTGCTCTGGTTGGTGCTGTTCCTCATCGGGCTTGCGGGCGTGGCACTGCCGGCCGTGTACCTCCACGCCGCCAGCCAGCTGCCTCAGCTGGAGACGGAGTTCGACCTGGAGAAGCAGCTGCGCAACTCCATCGAGGGCGAGCGCATGAGCCTGCGCGCGGGCACGTTCGACCGCTCGCGCTCCATCGAGTACAAGCGGCCGGACTTCGCGCGCCTGCCCAAGGACCTGGTGGCCCTCTACATCGCGCAGCTCGGGTGCCCCACCTTCTTCCAGACGCCGCGCGAGGACGGCCCGGCCTGGGCCTGGCGTCTCTTCTCCCTGGTCACCTTCGGCTCCGAGCCGCCGGGGGACGGCGCCTGCGAGCGGCTCATCGCCACGCGGCTGGCCATGGCGCTCGGCATCCAGGGCAACCTGGAGCTGATGGTGGCCACCCACCGCCTGCATTCCTTCCTGCAGAAGGATCAGCTCATCGCCTATGACCTGTCCGCCCTCTACTTCGACCGGGGAATCGTCGGGGTGGAGGACGCGGCGTTCAAGGTGTTCGGGCGCGAGCTGGACACGCTCCAGCTGCCGGAGCTGGCCGAGCTGGCGCTCACCCTGCCGCCGCACTCCTTCTACCAGGACGCCGTCTTCTGCCGGAACGCGAGCCTCATCCGGCAGAACCGGGACGTGCTGCTGGACGACCTGGCCGCCTACAAGCTCGTCACGGAGGAGCGGGCGTACAACGCCAGGTCCCAGCCGGTGTTCTGCCAGCGCTGA
- a CDS encoding acetylserotonin O-methyltransferase has translation MSGDATLGFRGEPVPCTPATLQLLSCAPILGSVLGAALDLRLFDHLAAGPLDAEALAARAGVSGVGARRLLTALVALGLVEQEAGPRFRNGPLAAAVLTTEGEDSLVPFLQHQRRHVDSLFAHLGEAVASGRPQFERWPFVDPSRRAEEAYTELSRHPDEYALLMRAMDIASRGVGRLIAEQVDFTGIHRLVDLGGGGGQVALELAQAVPHLSLELVDTPPARAYASERIARAGLTGRIRCTVADLREDLASILEPADALLLSGVIGDFVAEERARILSRAVSLLRPGGLLLVSETLFHPERRGPLLPALLSLFMLLSTGGDNFTPEEMEGMLRAAGLSDIRLFFNGARGLRDLAVGRRPIPASEG, from the coding sequence ATGAGTGGAGACGCGACGCTCGGCTTTCGAGGCGAGCCGGTGCCGTGCACGCCGGCCACCCTTCAGCTCCTCTCCTGCGCTCCGATATTGGGCTCGGTGCTCGGCGCGGCGCTGGACCTGCGGCTCTTCGACCACCTGGCCGCGGGTCCTCTCGACGCCGAGGCGCTGGCGGCCCGGGCGGGTGTCTCCGGGGTGGGGGCGAGGCGGCTCCTCACGGCGCTCGTGGCGCTCGGGCTCGTCGAGCAGGAGGCGGGCCCGCGCTTCCGCAATGGGCCCCTGGCTGCGGCGGTGCTCACCACGGAGGGGGAGGACTCGCTCGTGCCGTTCCTCCAGCACCAGCGCCGTCACGTGGACTCGCTCTTCGCGCACCTGGGCGAGGCGGTGGCCAGTGGCCGGCCCCAGTTCGAGCGCTGGCCGTTCGTCGACCCCTCACGCCGGGCGGAGGAGGCGTACACGGAGCTGTCCCGGCACCCGGACGAGTACGCGCTCCTCATGAGGGCCATGGACATCGCGAGCCGTGGCGTCGGCCGGCTCATCGCCGAGCAGGTGGACTTCACCGGGATTCACCGGCTGGTGGACCTGGGGGGAGGGGGAGGGCAGGTGGCCCTCGAGCTGGCCCAGGCGGTGCCGCACCTGTCCCTCGAGCTCGTCGACACGCCGCCCGCGCGGGCCTACGCCTCCGAGCGCATCGCGCGCGCCGGGCTCACCGGCCGCATCCGCTGCACGGTGGCGGACCTGCGCGAGGACCTGGCGAGCATCCTGGAGCCGGCCGATGCCCTGCTGCTGTCGGGAGTGATTGGCGACTTCGTGGCGGAGGAGCGCGCGCGCATCCTCTCCCGGGCGGTGTCGCTGCTGCGTCCGGGCGGGCTGCTGCTCGTCAGCGAGACGCTCTTCCATCCCGAGCGGAGGGGGCCGCTGCTGCCCGCGCTCCTGTCGCTGTTCATGCTGCTCAGCACGGGCGGCGACAACTTCACGCCGGAGGAGATGGAGGGAATGCTCCGTGCGGCGGGCCTGTCGGACATCCGCCTCTTCTTCAACGGCGCGCGCGGGCTGAGGGACCTGGCGGTGGGACGCCGTCCGATCCCCGCCTCCGAGGGCTGA
- a CDS encoding ferredoxin reductase domain-containing protein, translating to MNDWHPTTVAAVLPAAEGLTELVLDIGGTPLVGTHRTPGQYVRLALPEVGESMFAIASPPEPFSTRWEFLLKGGSPLPNALIQLAPGAKVNSKRPEGRGFPLPLARGRDLLLFATGSGISPIRSVIESIRQERSAYGQVTLYFGARTPLAFAYEKELHHWEAAGIRVVRTVSQPGASGWQGLTGYVQTHLGEQPAADTQVFLCGQSGMVQEVIEALRTLGLPREAIHLNY from the coding sequence ATGAACGACTGGCACCCCACCACCGTGGCGGCCGTGCTCCCCGCCGCGGAGGGCCTCACCGAGCTCGTCCTGGACATCGGAGGTACCCCGCTGGTGGGTACCCACCGCACCCCGGGGCAGTACGTGCGCCTGGCCCTTCCCGAGGTGGGTGAGAGCATGTTCGCCATCGCCTCGCCCCCCGAGCCCTTCAGCACCCGCTGGGAGTTCCTCCTCAAGGGAGGCAGCCCGCTGCCGAACGCCCTCATCCAGCTGGCGCCCGGGGCGAAGGTGAACAGCAAGCGTCCCGAGGGCCGTGGCTTTCCCCTCCCCCTGGCGCGCGGGAGGGATCTGCTCCTCTTCGCCACCGGCTCGGGCATCTCCCCCATCCGCTCCGTCATCGAGAGCATCCGCCAGGAGCGGAGCGCCTACGGGCAGGTGACGCTCTACTTCGGGGCGCGCACCCCGCTGGCCTTCGCCTACGAGAAGGAGCTGCACCACTGGGAGGCGGCGGGCATCCGCGTGGTGCGCACGGTGAGCCAGCCGGGCGCGAGCGGCTGGCAGGGCCTCACCGGCTACGTGCAGACCCACCTGGGCGAGCAGCCGGCGGCGGACACCCAGGTCTTCCTGTGCGGCCAGTCCGGCATGGTGCAGGAGGTCATCGAAGCGCTGCGCACCCTCGGGCTGCCCCGAGAGGCCATCCACCTCAACTACTAG
- a CDS encoding serine/threonine-protein kinase — MADPRTCETCGLAVPADTDVCPRDGTVLLGPSTSSLFPDDQASSRRTSPGRTVHVMEDPSAQDPLVGLKLGEYELRQRIGVGGMGLVYDGIQPLIGKRVAVKVLRPELAAAEEQVARLLAEARAVNAIRHRGIVDIFGFGQVPDGRQYIIMEYLEGVALDAYLAEKGRLSVSEVLDILDEVLSALGAAHGAGVVHRDLKPSNIFLVQQPDGSRYVKLLDFGLAKMGLPAGRTAQTRTDMVVGTPEYMAPEQARGQPVGPMTDLYALGVVAFEMVTGRLPFTGSSPVDLLMKHVDARPPRPSEFVSELPAALDAFILQMLTKDPEARPGSAEQLRRQLLRLREALHTPAHPPAPAPAPQAKPTVPEHPVKEHPENPEPAALPKDSTPPPAPEAVRPEPPAEDVRAPVAPSPFKRLLPVGLGALALAAVGGIVFALREPAPTPPPQVTVTPPKPQPPPEVKPPSETAQAPQGTPATAPDAGTGTAVAQPEKPANDAVQPVAHHEPSDSQTQAPKVRTAPTQAALLRRIEQFERQVDTGVSRNGQKLSPAAHTTLEKLRRKAEVAGTPEQRREMASQLDSWEKLFLRRK; from the coding sequence ATGGCTGATCCTCGTACCTGCGAAACTTGCGGTCTCGCCGTCCCGGCGGACACGGACGTGTGCCCACGCGACGGAACCGTGCTGCTGGGCCCCTCCACGTCGTCGCTCTTCCCCGACGATCAGGCGAGCTCCCGGCGCACCTCGCCCGGAAGGACCGTGCACGTCATGGAAGACCCCTCCGCGCAGGATCCACTCGTCGGACTGAAGCTGGGTGAGTACGAGCTGCGCCAGCGCATCGGCGTGGGTGGCATGGGCCTGGTGTACGACGGCATCCAGCCCCTCATCGGCAAGCGCGTGGCCGTCAAGGTGCTGCGCCCGGAGCTGGCCGCCGCCGAGGAGCAGGTGGCCCGTCTGCTCGCCGAGGCCCGCGCCGTCAACGCCATCCGTCACCGCGGCATCGTCGACATCTTCGGCTTCGGCCAGGTCCCCGACGGCCGCCAGTACATCATCATGGAGTACCTCGAGGGCGTCGCCCTCGACGCGTACCTGGCCGAGAAGGGCCGGCTGTCCGTGTCCGAGGTGCTCGACATCCTCGACGAGGTGCTCAGCGCGCTGGGCGCCGCGCACGGGGCCGGCGTCGTCCACCGCGACCTCAAGCCGAGCAACATCTTCCTCGTGCAGCAGCCGGACGGCTCGCGCTACGTGAAGCTGCTGGACTTCGGTCTGGCCAAGATGGGCCTGCCCGCCGGCCGCACCGCGCAGACGCGCACGGACATGGTGGTGGGCACCCCGGAGTACATGGCGCCCGAGCAGGCCCGTGGCCAGCCCGTCGGCCCCATGACGGACCTCTACGCCCTGGGCGTGGTGGCCTTCGAAATGGTCACCGGCCGGCTGCCCTTCACCGGCTCCTCCCCGGTGGACCTGCTGATGAAGCACGTGGACGCGCGGCCCCCGAGGCCCTCGGAGTTCGTCTCCGAGCTGCCCGCCGCGCTCGACGCCTTCATCCTCCAGATGCTCACCAAGGATCCGGAGGCGCGCCCCGGGTCCGCCGAGCAGCTGCGCCGCCAGCTCCTGCGGCTGCGCGAGGCCCTCCACACCCCGGCGCATCCCCCGGCCCCGGCCCCGGCCCCGCAGGCGAAGCCCACCGTCCCGGAGCACCCCGTCAAGGAGCACCCGGAGAACCCGGAGCCAGCCGCGCTCCCGAAGGACTCCACCCCGCCCCCGGCTCCCGAGGCGGTGCGGCCCGAGCCCCCTGCCGAGGACGTGCGCGCCCCGGTGGCCCCCTCCCCGTTCAAGCGCTTGCTGCCCGTGGGCCTGGGAGCCCTCGCGCTGGCGGCCGTCGGTGGCATCGTGTTCGCCCTGCGCGAGCCGGCGCCCACCCCTCCGCCCCAGGTCACCGTCACTCCCCCGAAGCCCCAGCCTCCACCGGAGGTCAAGCCTCCCTCGGAGACGGCCCAGGCCCCACAGGGCACTCCGGCCACGGCGCCCGACGCGGGCACCGGCACGGCCGTGGCGCAGCCGGAGAAGCCCGCCAACGACGCCGTGCAGCCCGTGGCCCATCACGAACCCTCGGACTCGCAGACGCAGGCGCCGAAGGTCCGCACCGCCCCCACCCAGGCCGCGCTCCTCCGCCGCATCGAGCAGTTCGAGCGTCAGGTGGACACGGGCGTCTCCCGGAATGGTCAGAAGCTGAGCCCGGCCGCGCACACCACCCTCGAGAAGCTCCGCAGGAAAGCCGAGGTGGCCGGGACTCCGGAACAGCGCCGCGAGATGGCCTCACAGCTGGACAGCTGGGAGAAGCTGTTCCTGCGCCGGAAGTGA
- a CDS encoding aminotransferase class V-fold PLP-dependent enzyme: MSAPDFAALRARFPLFAERTYFATQCLGPTPSEMYVDLLEYARTLGLRNRSLPVWIERMGEFSRLLERLLAAEPGSVALRDSVTAAQAAIASAVTPRPERDRILYSAIDFHSSRYLWSAQTRRGFSVEELRPEDGVLLRPEEVLRHLDERVAIVALSLVSPRTGALLDIEPVVKAAHDAGALVVLDAYQAVGVVPVDVRRLGADVVVGGTHKWLGGGGLGLAFLYVRPALAERLEPAFPGWIGHREMVGFAETYEPAPGSARFQQGTPAIEPIYTGRAGLRFVLETGVERLRERSVVLTTRMMDRAHDAGLPVKTPREPERRGGMLCFDMEDGAAIVEWMAALGIDIDTRPGAGVRVSPHPCNTEEECDRVIDELARLSRR, encoded by the coding sequence ATGAGCGCTCCGGACTTCGCCGCGCTGCGCGCCCGCTTTCCGTTGTTCGCCGAGCGCACGTACTTCGCCACGCAGTGCCTCGGCCCCACGCCCTCCGAGATGTACGTGGACCTGCTCGAGTACGCCCGGACGTTGGGGTTGCGCAACCGCTCCCTCCCGGTGTGGATCGAACGCATGGGCGAGTTCTCCCGGCTGCTCGAACGGTTGCTCGCGGCCGAGCCGGGCTCGGTGGCACTCCGGGACAGTGTCACGGCGGCACAGGCGGCCATCGCCTCGGCGGTGACGCCGCGTCCGGAGCGGGACCGCATCCTTTATAGCGCCATCGACTTCCACTCCTCGCGCTACCTGTGGTCCGCGCAGACGCGCCGGGGCTTCTCCGTCGAGGAGCTGCGGCCGGAGGATGGGGTGTTGCTGCGGCCGGAGGAGGTGCTGCGGCACCTGGACGAGCGGGTGGCCATCGTGGCGCTGTCGCTGGTATCGCCGCGTACCGGGGCGCTCCTGGACATCGAGCCGGTGGTGAAGGCGGCGCACGACGCGGGGGCCCTCGTGGTGCTGGACGCGTACCAGGCGGTGGGCGTGGTGCCGGTGGACGTGCGGCGGCTCGGCGCGGACGTCGTGGTGGGGGGCACGCACAAGTGGCTGGGAGGTGGCGGTCTGGGGCTGGCCTTCCTGTACGTGCGGCCCGCGCTGGCCGAGCGGCTCGAGCCGGCCTTCCCGGGGTGGATCGGCCACCGGGAGATGGTGGGGTTCGCGGAGACGTACGAGCCCGCGCCGGGGAGCGCGCGCTTCCAGCAGGGGACGCCCGCCATCGAGCCCATCTACACCGGGCGCGCGGGCCTGCGCTTCGTGCTGGAGACGGGCGTGGAGCGGCTGAGGGAGCGCAGCGTCGTGCTCACCACGCGGATGATGGACCGGGCGCACGACGCGGGGCTCCCGGTGAAGACGCCGCGCGAGCCCGAGCGGCGCGGCGGGATGCTCTGTTTCGACATGGAGGACGGGGCGGCGATCGTCGAGTGGATGGCGGCGCTCGGCATCGACATCGACACCCGGCCGGGGGCGGGAGTCCGTGTCTCGCCCCACCCGTGCAACACGGAGGAGGAGTGCGATCGCGTCATCGACGAGCTCGCACGACTGTCCCGGCGATGA